A window from Rana temporaria chromosome 8, aRanTem1.1, whole genome shotgun sequence encodes these proteins:
- the LOC120946615 gene encoding glyceraldehyde-3-phosphate dehydrogenase-like has translation MTVKIGINGFGRIGRLVCRAAIASGKVEVVHINDPFIDPKYMAYMFMYDSTHGRFKGTATAEGGKLVINGKGITVSQERDPTAIKWGESGADYVVESTGVFTTIDKASAHLKGGAKRVIISAPSADAPMHVVGVNHETYDKANKVISNASCTTNCLAPLAKVIHDKFGIVEGLMTTVHAYTATQKCVDGPSGKLWRDGRGAGQNIIPASTGAAKAVGKVIPALNGKITGMAFRVPTPNVSVVDLTVRLEKPAKYEDIKAAVKAASEGPLKGILGYTEEEVVSSDFNGDTHSSIFDAGAGISLNEHFVKLVSW, from the exons ATGACAGTTAAAATTGGAATCAACGG ATTTGGCCGCATCGGGCGCCTGGTATGCCGTGCTGCTATTGCTTCTGGCAAGGTCGAGGTCGTTCACATCAATGACCCCTTCATTGACCCAAAATACATG GCTTACATGTTCATGTATGACTCCACCCACGGACGCTTCAAGGGAACCGCAACCGCCGAAGGTGGAAAGTTGGTCATCAATGGAAAAGGCATCACCGTCTCTCAGGA acGGGACCCCACTGCAATCAAATGGGGAGAGTCTGGTGCTGACTACGTGGTGGAATCTACCGGTGTGTTCACTACCATTGACAAGGCTTCT GCTCACTTGAAGGGAGGTGCCAAGCGTGTTATCATCTCCGCTCCTTCCGCTGATGCCCCCATGCATGTTGTTGGTGTCAACCATGAAACCTACGACAAGGCAAACAAAGTTATCAG CAATGCCTCCTGCACCACCAACTGCCTGGCTCCTCTTGCAAAGGTCATCCATGACAAGTTTGGCATTGTGGAGGGTTTGATG ACCACCGTCCATGCTTACACCGCTACACAGAAGTGCGTAGACGGACCATCTGGCAAACTGTGGCGTGATGGCAGAGGTGCCGGACAGAACATCATCCCAGCATCCACCGGTGCTGCCAAGGCTGTCGGCAAAGTCATCCCTGCTCTGAACGG aaaAATCACCGGCATGGCCTTCAGAGTCCCCACCCCCAACGTGTCTGTGGTTGACCTGACCGTCCGCCTGGAGAAGCCT GCCAAATATGAAGACATCAAAGCTGCAGTGAAGGCCGCATCCGAGGGACCACTGAAGGGAATCCTGGGATACACAGAGGAGGAG GTCGTCTCCAGTGACTTCAACGGTGACACCCATTCCTCCATCTTTGATGCTGGCGCCGGCATCTCACTAAATGAGCACTTTGTGAAACTGGTTTCCTGGTGA